The following coding sequences lie in one Synechococcus sp. PCC 7336 genomic window:
- a CDS encoding sugar transferase encodes MIAADRYPHEFQPGAQPLSDTSSKLAYLRPHTPESIDLGQRLLHAGLVTELQLAAALRHFQKARHLQLGEILVSQGAIAPQTVDFFVRQLPVLERERPLLTIGQILTAAGLLSKRQVKAILNYQRRHPDQRFGEIAIAFGWVKLQPLTYLLTRLYPKCCTAVRSPHPSVGNGIKRFIDILGAAIGLSLTVAALIPVAIAIRLNSKGPIFYSQIRYGLRGKPFRIWKFRSMVAWADRQQHLVENEAEGQFFKQANDARITRVGRFLRRTSLDEFPQFWNVLMGDMSLVGTRPPTPNEVQNYGDWHWQRLDVKPGLTGEWQANGRSNIKSFDDVVRLDLAYQARWSIVYDLKLIWKTIYVVLACKGAC; translated from the coding sequence ATGATAGCCGCAGACCGATACCCCCACGAGTTTCAACCGGGTGCTCAGCCCCTCAGCGATACTTCTAGCAAGTTAGCCTACCTGAGGCCCCATACGCCCGAATCGATTGATTTAGGACAGCGCTTGCTCCATGCCGGTTTAGTGACTGAGTTACAGTTAGCTGCGGCATTGCGTCACTTTCAAAAAGCACGGCACTTGCAATTGGGCGAGATTTTAGTGTCGCAGGGGGCGATCGCGCCCCAGACCGTTGACTTTTTTGTCCGTCAGCTACCCGTGTTAGAGCGAGAGCGACCCCTGCTGACCATCGGGCAGATCTTGACTGCTGCCGGTCTATTGAGCAAACGGCAGGTAAAGGCCATTCTGAACTATCAGCGCAGACATCCCGACCAGCGTTTCGGCGAAATTGCGATCGCGTTCGGTTGGGTCAAATTGCAACCCCTCACTTATCTCCTCACTCGTCTCTACCCAAAATGCTGTACCGCCGTGAGAAGCCCACACCCATCAGTGGGGAACGGTATTAAACGATTTATCGACATCTTGGGGGCCGCAATCGGTCTGAGTTTGACTGTGGCTGCGTTGATTCCTGTGGCGATCGCCATTCGTCTCAATAGCAAAGGTCCTATTTTTTACAGTCAAATCCGCTACGGCCTGAGGGGAAAGCCCTTTAGAATCTGGAAATTCCGCTCGATGGTGGCTTGGGCCGATCGGCAGCAGCATCTGGTTGAAAATGAGGCAGAAGGCCAATTTTTCAAGCAGGCTAACGATGCTCGCATTACTCGCGTGGGACGTTTCTTGCGGCGCACCAGTCTAGATGAGTTTCCTCAATTTTGGAATGTGCTAATGGGGGATATGAGCTTAGTGGGTACGCGACCTCCCACCCCCAATGAGGTTCAGAACTATGGCGATTGGCATTGGCAGCGGCTGGATGTGAAACCTGGTTTGACCGGCGAGTGGCAAGCAAATGGTCGGTCGAATATCAAAAGCTTTGACGATGTGGTTCGCCTAGATTTGGCCTATCAAGCCCGCTGGTCAATTGTCTACGACTTAAAGCTAATCTGGAAAACCATCTATGTCGTGCTTGCCTGTAAGGGGGCCTGCTAG
- a CDS encoding vitamin K epoxide reductase family protein, with translation MSSTSSSPATPWLHHYSRIILAAIAIAGSLLTSYLTANKLLSQQVALCGEGGGCGVVLGSRWATFLGVPAAFWGMLGFISVFLLAAASDELPLLKRWRWPALFGLTTAMFAFEMYFAYLMLFVLKAFCLYCTVAIVFTTVIWLTVLFGKFWVDIGQLVVSGVAVAIATLLVVVGVYANQPKSPSAFAAGLAEHLQQTEIAMYGANWCPHCQEQKELFGTAFNQLHYVECSPYGGRGTPQAPECVAEEIKSYPTWIYKGDRIYGIQTLEQLAALTGFEGDGAAAVAVDGGAE, from the coding sequence ATGTCCTCAACCTCTAGTTCGCCTGCAACCCCCTGGCTTCACCACTACTCTCGCATCATCTTGGCGGCGATCGCGATCGCCGGTAGCCTGCTCACCTCTTATCTCACCGCCAATAAGCTCTTGTCTCAGCAGGTGGCTCTGTGCGGCGAGGGGGGTGGCTGCGGTGTCGTGCTCGGCAGTCGCTGGGCCACCTTTTTAGGCGTGCCCGCTGCCTTTTGGGGCATGTTGGGATTTATCAGTGTGTTTCTCTTGGCGGCAGCCTCAGATGAGTTGCCGTTGTTGAAGCGGTGGCGATGGCCTGCTCTGTTTGGCCTGACAACCGCTATGTTTGCATTTGAGATGTATTTTGCTTATTTGATGCTGTTTGTGCTGAAGGCATTTTGCCTGTACTGCACTGTGGCAATTGTCTTCACGACAGTGATTTGGCTGACCGTGTTGTTCGGCAAGTTTTGGGTAGATATCGGGCAATTGGTGGTGAGTGGTGTAGCGGTGGCGATCGCCACTTTGTTAGTGGTCGTGGGGGTCTATGCCAATCAGCCAAAATCTCCCAGTGCCTTCGCAGCAGGTTTAGCCGAGCACCTGCAACAGACTGAGATCGCAATGTACGGAGCAAATTGGTGTCCCCATTGCCAGGAACAAAAGGAACTGTTCGGGACGGCCTTTAACCAGCTTCATTATGTGGAGTGCTCCCCTTACGGCGGTCGGGGGACGCCGCAGGCACCAGAATGTGTCGCTGAGGAGATTAAGAGCTATCCCACTTGGATTTACAAAGGCGATCGCATTTATGGCATTCAAACATTGGAACAATTGGCGGCCCTAACGGGGTTCGAGGGGGATGGGGCTGCGGCGGTGGCAGTTGACGGCGGTGCTGAATAG
- a CDS encoding S-adenosyl-l-methionine hydroxide adenosyltransferase family protein — protein sequence MKLIHLIADYGANDPAFAEVSQRLLSHLPAAQIRCLSVPPFSTLATGFWIAQLGLNPGPSDRLIYHNCAPRHDNPAARADNEGEGLTYAVLPNGVCVVGVWAGYTLSFIKDIAQSIHAVEVSRGGSQFRSRDVFPPAAAAIARGEKDLLGEAIAPERIPNLPSNRVVWVDGYGNLKTTIAADALQLSPMAKVTVRVGDVVSDAVFSDGSFDVPEGTLAFAPGSSGWSAGGKTVRWMELFLRGGNAWQRFGKPRLDREVSYQVQC from the coding sequence ATGAAGCTAATTCATCTGATTGCAGACTACGGTGCTAACGACCCGGCGTTTGCGGAGGTGAGTCAGCGTCTGCTGTCGCACTTGCCCGCAGCTCAAATTCGATGCTTGTCCGTTCCTCCGTTCAGTACCCTGGCAACGGGTTTCTGGATTGCTCAACTGGGTTTGAACCCCGGTCCATCCGATCGCCTCATCTACCACAATTGTGCGCCCCGTCACGATAACCCCGCTGCGCGAGCGGATAACGAAGGGGAAGGCTTGACCTATGCCGTGCTTCCTAATGGAGTCTGCGTTGTAGGAGTCTGGGCAGGTTACACGCTGTCTTTCATTAAAGATATAGCCCAGTCCATCCACGCGGTTGAGGTGTCTCGCGGTGGTTCCCAGTTTCGCTCGCGCGATGTCTTCCCCCCAGCAGCGGCGGCCATCGCTCGGGGAGAGAAAGACCTCTTGGGAGAAGCGATCGCCCCCGAGCGGATTCCCAATTTGCCCAGCAACCGGGTTGTCTGGGTGGATGGCTACGGAAATCTCAAGACAACCATTGCGGCTGATGCCCTTCAATTGAGTCCGATGGCAAAGGTAACCGTGCGCGTGGGCGATGTCGTCAGCGATGCAGTTTTTTCCGACGGTAGTTTTGACGTGCCGGAAGGAACGCTAGCGTTTGCACCCGGTAGTTCGGGCTGGTCGGCTGGAGGCAAAACCGTGCGTTGGATGGAGCTGTTTCTGCGGGGGGGGAATGCTTGGCAGCGGTTTGGCAAGCCGCGCCTCGACCGAGAGGTGTCTTATCAGGTGCAGTGTTGA
- a CDS encoding TMEM165/GDT1 family protein, translating to MESKQAQVGLVAFGSIFLAEMGDKTQLATVLLSAQSHHPVITFAGAASALVTTSAIGVWAGRWVADRVSPRTIKLTAGVGFIGIGGWVLWDVVQAVGFSL from the coding sequence ATGGAGTCTAAGCAAGCACAGGTGGGGTTGGTGGCCTTTGGCTCCATTTTTCTGGCGGAAATGGGGGACAAGACGCAATTGGCAACAGTTTTGCTGAGTGCGCAATCCCACCATCCTGTCATTACCTTTGCAGGCGCGGCATCTGCCCTGGTGACCACTAGCGCGATCGGGGTCTGGGCGGGTCGCTGGGTGGCCGATCGCGTCTCCCCTCGCACCATTAAGCTTACAGCAGGCGTGGGCTTCATTGGCATTGGCGGCTGGGTGTTGTGGGACGTTGTGCAAGCGGTGGGGTTCAGCCTGTAA
- a CDS encoding TMEM165/GDT1 family protein: protein MTSQDSHRTRTLVLCTVSIVAIAAIGLVIWSPSLQQLAESVPANLRQAIARFQAPLAEGAEADVALWQWLAIAFSTVFVAEMGDKTQLATMLMSARGKSPWGIFFGSASALVAASLVSVTLGGWLSAIVEPEVLQAIAGISFTLLGLYILWAELTATDEDADLESTADLETAREESDCDGV from the coding sequence GTGACCTCTCAAGATTCCCACCGTACCCGCACCCTCGTTTTATGCACGGTTTCGATTGTCGCCATTGCCGCGATCGGACTCGTCATCTGGAGTCCCTCCTTGCAGCAGTTAGCCGAGAGCGTGCCAGCCAACCTGCGGCAGGCGATCGCACGATTCCAAGCTCCTCTCGCAGAGGGGGCCGAAGCAGATGTGGCCTTGTGGCAGTGGCTGGCGATCGCCTTCAGCACTGTCTTTGTGGCAGAGATGGGGGATAAGACGCAATTGGCGACGATGTTGATGAGTGCCCGGGGCAAGTCGCCGTGGGGGATTTTCTTTGGGTCTGCGTCTGCCTTGGTGGCGGCCAGTTTGGTGAGTGTGACGTTGGGGGGGTGGCTGTCTGCGATTGTGGAACCGGAAGTGTTGCAGGCGATCGCCGGAATCAGTTTTACGCTGCTGGGCCTTTATATCTTGTGGGCCGAATTAACTGCTACCGATGAGGATGCCGACCTCGAAAGCACGGCAGATCTTGAAACTGCGAGGGAGGAATCCGATTGTGATGGAGTCTAA
- the queF gene encoding preQ(1) synthase, giving the protein MTASSATPAEVTPNAPEPKYGEEAIAGNQFVTFPNPREGRDYTVHITLPEFTCKCPFSGYPDFATFTLTYTPGPSVVELKSLKLYINSYRDVYIAHEAATNQILDDIVAACQPVRARLTGDFNPRGNVHTVVEVSYERPDSDS; this is encoded by the coding sequence ATGACCGCTTCTTCTGCCACCCCTGCTGAAGTCACCCCCAACGCTCCAGAACCCAAATATGGGGAAGAGGCGATCGCAGGCAACCAATTCGTCACCTTTCCAAATCCTCGCGAGGGGCGCGACTACACCGTACACATCACACTGCCGGAGTTCACCTGCAAATGCCCTTTCTCGGGCTATCCCGACTTCGCCACCTTTACGCTAACCTATACCCCCGGCCCCTCAGTGGTGGAACTCAAGTCCCTCAAGCTCTACATCAACAGCTACCGGGATGTCTACATCGCCCACGAAGCTGCGACCAATCAGATTTTGGATGACATTGTTGCTGCTTGCCAGCCCGTGCGCGCTCGCCTCACAGGAGATTTCAATCCGCGCGGTAACGTCCATACCGTCGTGGAGGTGAGCTACGAGCGCCCCGATAGCGACAGTTAG
- a CDS encoding molybdenum cofactor biosynthesis protein MoaE, producing the protein MTQTLHLPATDFAIALAPLSLSAVYAAANHPGNGAVVVMSGTVRNQTDGQPVRYLEYQAYQPMALNVFADIARQIGDRWPEVNAIAIHHRIGKLQIGEISVLVAVGMPHRSEAFAACQFAIDTLKHNAPIWKKEHFADGSSEWVSIGACELDAD; encoded by the coding sequence ATGACTCAGACTCTGCACCTTCCCGCCACCGATTTTGCGATCGCCCTTGCCCCCCTGTCTCTTTCAGCAGTCTATGCAGCAGCAAACCATCCAGGCAATGGAGCAGTTGTCGTCATGAGTGGGACGGTGCGCAATCAAACGGACGGACAGCCGGTACGGTATTTGGAATATCAGGCTTATCAGCCGATGGCTTTAAATGTATTTGCAGATATCGCTCGTCAGATTGGCGATCGCTGGCCAGAGGTTAACGCGATTGCGATCCATCACCGCATTGGTAAGTTACAGATTGGCGAGATTAGCGTCTTGGTGGCGGTGGGGATGCCCCATCGTTCGGAGGCGTTTGCGGCCTGCCAGTTCGCGATCGACACCCTCAAGCACAATGCGCCGATTTGGAAGAAGGAACATTTTGCCGATGGCAGCAGCGAATGGGTGAGTATTGGGGCTTGCGAGCTGGATGCCGATTGA
- the rlmN gene encoding 23S rRNA (adenine(2503)-C(2))-methyltransferase RlmN, translated as MSAIEPLLGQSARDLTAWVVERGQPSFRGKQLHNWIYNKGVRSLADITVFSKAWRERVQDSPVGRSEIVERSESRDGTVKLLLGLEDGETIETVGIPSRDRLTVCVSSQVGCGMACDFCATGKGGLKRNLAVHEIVDQVLTVQAECDRRVSNIVFMGMGEPLQNFPNVLSALRCFNEDIGIGQRHITVSTIGIPKQIRRFAQQQLQVTLAVSLHAPNQSLRHQLIPSADRYPIERLIADCRAYVDITGRRVSFEYILLGGVNDAIQHAEQLADLVGGFQSHVNLLLYNPISEADYQRPAPDRVERFLQRLQERRVAASLRRSRGLDRDAACGQLRRRQLTGLSG; from the coding sequence GTGAGCGCAATCGAACCACTATTGGGACAATCGGCCCGAGATCTGACGGCATGGGTTGTGGAGCGAGGTCAACCGAGCTTCCGGGGCAAGCAACTGCACAATTGGATTTACAACAAAGGGGTGCGATCGCTGGCCGATATCACTGTGTTTTCAAAGGCTTGGCGCGAGCGAGTGCAGGATTCTCCAGTGGGGCGATCGGAGATTGTCGAGCGCTCCGAATCTCGGGACGGTACGGTGAAGCTCCTGTTGGGCTTGGAGGATGGAGAAACGATTGAGACCGTCGGTATCCCCAGCCGCGATCGCCTGACCGTCTGCGTCTCGTCACAGGTGGGCTGTGGGATGGCCTGCGATTTTTGCGCCACGGGCAAGGGGGGGCTGAAACGCAATCTGGCGGTACACGAAATCGTCGATCAAGTCCTGACGGTGCAGGCGGAGTGCGATCGCCGCGTCAGCAATATTGTGTTTATGGGCATGGGGGAACCCCTGCAAAATTTCCCTAATGTGCTCTCGGCCCTGCGCTGTTTCAACGAAGATATCGGCATCGGTCAGCGGCATATCACCGTTTCGACCATCGGCATTCCCAAACAAATTCGCCGCTTTGCCCAACAGCAACTGCAGGTCACCTTGGCGGTTAGCTTGCACGCCCCCAACCAGTCGTTGCGCCATCAGCTAATCCCCTCTGCCGATCGCTATCCGATCGAGCGCCTGATTGCCGACTGCCGCGCTTATGTGGATATTACCGGTCGTCGAGTGAGTTTCGAATACATTCTGTTGGGGGGCGTCAACGATGCCATCCAACATGCCGAGCAATTGGCAGATTTAGTCGGAGGCTTTCAATCCCACGTCAATTTGTTGCTGTACAATCCGATTTCCGAGGCCGATTATCAGCGCCCCGCCCCCGATCGCGTGGAACGATTTTTGCAGCGCTTGCAGGAGCGGCGGGTGGCGGCGAGCCTGCGGCGATCGCGCGGCCTCGATCGAGATGCCGCTTGCGGCCAGTTGCGGCGCAGGCAGTTAACGGGGCTGTCGGGATAG
- a CDS encoding LD-carboxypeptidase, with protein sequence MSGLAGLQFPARLQEGDRICVVLPSGGVTLADLEPGLQYWRQWGYEVVSLVPQESSELEYLAGTDGARLNSLQTALDDPHCRAIVCGRGGYGATRLLPHLDWTQFCQSPKWIVGFSDITALLWAAARRGVASVHGPIVKHMPLESDVSRDRLHGWLTQGYVDSLQGLVWSGGTATGLLMPANLTVATALLGTRDWPLADRPAILAIEDINEEAYRLDRLLTQWRNAGAFEGVAGIALGRFSWSDDWHEPVPYSAEAALRDRLLDLGIPIVAQLKFGHGEGDNLALPVGAIARLDGDRGSLSLLEATPPIS encoded by the coding sequence GTGAGTGGGTTGGCGGGCTTGCAATTCCCGGCCCGGTTGCAGGAGGGCGATCGCATTTGCGTGGTGCTGCCGAGCGGCGGCGTAACACTGGCAGACCTAGAGCCGGGACTGCAGTATTGGCGGCAATGGGGATACGAGGTGGTGTCGCTAGTACCGCAGGAGTCGAGCGAACTGGAGTATTTAGCAGGAACTGATGGGGCTCGGCTGAACTCCCTCCAAACGGCACTGGACGATCCGCACTGTCGGGCAATTGTGTGCGGGCGAGGGGGCTACGGGGCGACGCGGCTGTTACCCCATTTGGACTGGACGCAGTTTTGTCAGTCTCCCAAATGGATTGTGGGGTTTTCGGATATTACGGCGCTGTTGTGGGCGGCGGCGCGGCGCGGGGTAGCCAGCGTTCACGGGCCAATTGTAAAACATATGCCGTTGGAGTCCGATGTCTCTCGAGATCGCCTGCATGGCTGGCTGACGCAGGGGTATGTGGATTCCCTGCAGGGTCTTGTTTGGTCCGGCGGGACCGCTACAGGACTGCTGATGCCTGCCAATTTGACGGTTGCGACTGCATTGCTCGGTACTCGGGATTGGCCGTTGGCCGATCGACCGGCGATCTTAGCGATCGAGGATATTAACGAAGAGGCGTATCGGCTCGATCGCCTGTTAACCCAATGGCGCAATGCAGGCGCATTCGAGGGTGTGGCGGGAATTGCGTTGGGACGGTTTAGTTGGTCGGACGATTGGCACGAGCCGGTGCCTTATTCTGCCGAAGCTGCGTTGCGCGATCGCCTGTTGGATTTAGGTATTCCCATCGTTGCCCAGTTGAAATTCGGCCACGGGGAGGGGGACAATTTGGCGTTGCCGGTGGGGGCGATCGCCCGCTTGGATGGCGATCGGGGCAGCTTGAGTCTGCTGGAAGCGACCCCTCCTATCAGTTGA
- the aat gene encoding leucyl/phenylalanyl-tRNA--protein transferase: MTWDIAQIVQGYACGYFLMDDGRGNLGWYGTPTERSLIPLDDRFRYPRSLRKVLNRNQFSVHVNRAFDRVVEGCANRDSTWISDELATVYFQLHERGWAHSFEAWEGDRLAGGLLGIAIGGAYIGESMFYAIPNGSKVALVKLVEHLRQRGFILCDGQLSNPHLDRFGAIAVPQEDYLEQLQRAVALPCQFN; this comes from the coding sequence GTGACCTGGGACATTGCGCAAATTGTGCAGGGGTACGCTTGCGGCTACTTCCTGATGGATGACGGTCGCGGCAATCTCGGCTGGTACGGCACCCCCACAGAGCGCAGCTTGATTCCCCTCGACGATCGCTTCCGCTATCCGCGCTCGTTGCGCAAAGTCCTCAACCGAAACCAATTTAGCGTACATGTCAATCGTGCCTTCGATCGCGTCGTGGAAGGCTGTGCCAATCGCGACAGCACTTGGATTAGTGACGAATTGGCGACCGTCTACTTTCAATTGCACGAGCGGGGCTGGGCTCACAGTTTCGAAGCGTGGGAAGGCGATCGCTTGGCGGGGGGCTTACTGGGAATTGCCATCGGCGGGGCTTATATCGGCGAATCCATGTTCTACGCCATCCCCAACGGCTCGAAGGTGGCCTTGGTGAAATTAGTCGAACATCTCCGCCAGCGGGGCTTTATTCTCTGCGACGGCCAACTGAGCAATCCCCATTTAGACCGCTTTGGAGCTATTGCTGTCCCGCAGGAGGACTATCTAGAGCAACTGCAGCGGGCGGTCGCCCTCCCTTGCCAATTCAACTGA